The sequence atcttcagtttctcgcatggaatagccttcatttctcagaacaagaatagacatgagtttcagaagaccggtatttgtttctggcccttttgagcctgtaatcaaacccacaaatgctccagatactcaactagtctaaagaatggcagttttattgcttctttaatcagaaaaactgttttcagctgtgttaagaTAATTGCTAaggcttttctaatgatcaattagcttttcaaaatgataaacttggattagctaacacaacgtgccattggaacacaggagtgactgttgctgataatgggcctctgtacacctatgtagataatccatttaaaaaatctgccgtttccagttaCAAGTcctttacaacattagcaatgtctacactatttcggatcaatttgatgttattttaatggacaaaaaagtgaTTTTGTCtttcaaaaacattttcaaaggtagtgtgtgtatagagaATTCCTttaaatcaactaaatgtatataAAACAGAATTCATATTTTATATCAACAATTGTATGAATTTGTTAAAACAGCTTTCCATATTGGATGTGCTTGTCCCAAAACATCTGTGACTTCTTGCTGCTACAAATATAGATTTCTGACATTGGTGCCAATAATAAACAGAACACAACTGCTCAATAAATTGAAAGATGCATGACAACGTATTGTAAAAAATCCATGAAAGTGTTAAAAAAAGAAATCCTAAACACTGACGGAATGGTACTATAATTGGATTTAAGGGTAACAGTAAATTATAGGAGCACAAACTGCTTTATAGTAGCATTTCAGCTCAAGTTACAATCTCAAGCAATTTATTGAGTTGGTCTATATAGTGTATTCTAAATTCAGAGCTATATTTAATGTTTTACGTGTTGCACAGGAATTGAATACAGACTGTATAAATATTTCGCATTTTTCACTGGATTGTCTCAGGCCTGCTGAatgacaaattattatttttgaaatgtattttatttcacctttatttaaccagataggccagttgagaacaagttctcatttacaattgtgacttggccaagataaagcaaagcagtgtgacaaaaacaacagagttacacataaaaacatacagtcaataacacaaaagaaaaattTCAAATAGAATTTCAATTTCCTTTTAGTTTATTATTGTTTCTGTCAACAAGTTCACATTTTGCGCCACAGACATTACATATTTACCGGtgcatgtacatataaatatatatgggtAATGCATTTATGTAAAGCAATGTCCATAGTTCAAAGTCACCAAAAAGAAAGGTGTTCTTAAAGAACGGCAGTCCACATTCAGTCCATCTTCTCTTCCACATCTTGTGTTTTCACCTCTACGGTTTTGTGAGGTATATAAGAACCCATACCTGCAGCTCTATCTGCTTCTGCCTGAGTGTAGGGTTCATCCTTCAACCGCTTAATCCTGAACAGAGTGTTGGAAAGTGAAGAAATGTAGCTGCTCAGTCATCAAAACATCAACATGCCCAGCTACAAAGTTAGGGTGCTGGGGGGAGGGAAGGTGTGTCACACGAACTGTATCCACATTTATTCAAAGAACAGTTGTCTGCTTCAAAAGAAAAGTGGGGATCTTACCGTTTCTTGTGCACTTTGGTTTTAAAGTGCTCCTTCAGGGCTTTCACGTCAACAAAATATCGTCTGTAAACAAAACACATGCACATTAAATTACGGCTTTCCAGttgacattttttttcttttttttctgtgaACCTCTTGGATAGATGCAAGAAAGAGCATAAAAGTGCTTACGCGCAATGTAAACAGTAGTGCTGGGCACTACCAGTGACATCATAGTCCACCTCCTGTTTGAGCAACTTGGCTGCAGCTGAGGGCTTCATGTCTGCATGGATTTGGTCCAAGTGCTTCGTATAATTCTTTGTCTTCCATGTCTTGCCAATACTCTTCTTCCTGGTACTGTTGTGGTTTCCGATCTGTTTGGATTTCCCCATGGTGGTGCTAGGTGATACCTATTGGAATAATATAATGGGTTTTGTAAAATAGTTGCTATTGCATGGATTAATTTGTCCGCATGCTGCTTTATGTTTACAAGCAATTTACAACACCATTGGCATATTTTCTGACTTGACTGTCAAAATTGCCATATGTTAAGTTTTTGACTTGATATAAACATTAACTAGCTAGTTATCTAGTAgtagctaaattagctagctacgGTAGTTACTGAGACATAACCCGTCTTCTAATCAAAATCTTAATCTACGCGAGAAATAACACTTTTCAAAACTAGTTTAACGTACCTTAGTTAAAAATGATTGCAAGACCTTTCTGTTGTCATAACACCGTAATAAACTCGCCCTGTCGATAATCTTTTCCACAAAACCGTGCTGTTCGTATTTTTGCTTGGCTAACTAGCTTGCTAGATACTTTCACACGTGTTTGTTGACGAAAATATATCCGGGTCAACGTGCCGTGGTCAACATGCCTTACCTACACACGCCACTAGAGAGAACATAGTCCAAAATGTTATTAGTAGGCCTGTGTGCAAACGGGCGGTACAGCAGGTCACATGCACGGAGGAGCGGgaaatgtactgaacaaaaatatacgaTTTCAACGATTTTACAAAGTTACAGATCATATAAGGAAGCCAGTCAATTGacaaatgcattaggccctaatccagGGCTGCCAACTTTTGATGAAAGCTTGGGGTGAGATTTGCTATGTGAATTTCATTGCCCCCTGGCACAACCCCTAGAATGGAAAATGTTACAGTTAACTGAAATTCTACATCTTTAACATGGTTTAAGCATATGACCAGTGTGGAAAATAGAACAATTAAAAGCACAGGTCAAGTGTATATAGGATGCTTTTAACATTAAACAAACCATTCAAAATTAGACAACTTTGCAATTGATgaaattgaaaataaaattgtAATATTGATGGTCTATAGACCGCTTTCAAGGTAAGGACACaaacattttgtatttttgtaacaCCTCGCTCTTTAAAAATAGGGCTGTAAGAAAATTCTACTTGCTCTACAGGAGGTTTGGCCTCCTCTTAAGTGCTGGGTTTTTGAAAATGTCATTGTTGTAACAATTCATTTCTCAAAATTGAATGAATATCAATATTCATGTGGTTAATTCCTACTAGTTGAAAATCCTTGCCTTCATTTTACCATACATAAACATATGACGCATTTATGATTTGTGAGTACACCTACCATCTCTGCCTAACGTGCACAATACGACAATTATATTTGATTCCTGCAGCATTTAATATCCAACGTTTATTGGTATAACAAAAATTCATTGCCTCATAATTAATTTTCAAAAGACAGCCATAGATTTCAAATATGTGATTACGCTGGAAAAATCAaagggagtagtagagtggggaatccaggacagagtagcaggatgacgTGGAACTGGAGACAGGGGCCAGAGGCGGAACTGCAGTGGAGAGGAAACCAGTGTCTAATAGTACGTATGTACCGACCGACCGGTGATTGCGATCTGGCCGTGTGGCAGGGCTGAATATTTGTAGAGGTcgtgattatggaacaggttgcagctggtggggatctgctctgaatccagcacacctgtctccgcccacacaatcacacagagagagagtactgggggaGTGGTGGCAATTCAGGGAGACACAGGATGTGTAGTAGAGGGCaatgcaggagcagatgtaacagtaaataaataataaaatctcCTGAAGACAAGATGACATAAATCTGCCCCTACACCCTGACCAAATTATGTTTCTATTGTCCCCCCTCTAGAAAAAAAACATACACTTTTGGTTCACAATCTGTTTGACCAAATTATTTTAATAGTTAGTAATAAATTACCCTACCAAAATTCCCTGCTAAAACATACTGTAGTCTAGGTCTGTCTGCTGACTTTTCGTTGTCACAGCCTAAATGCTTATCATCAAACGAGGGGACTGGTGCAAGTGTGTATTATGTCGACTAGTACATGCTGTCAAAAGAATGCATTCTGCAATAGGGAGTAACAGCAACCTAATTTTGTTGACAACGTTGTACATAAAACAGCGCTACTGTGCTATTCTTTTGGAGTTTTTTAAACTCAGCAAGAACGTTCACTCTCTCCATTCACCGCCACTCTAATCTTGAGGGGCGTTTCTTTAAAACATGCATCCAATCCCCTTGATCCCTTACACAGGACAATGATAGAGGTTCAGCTTGTGATGTTAAGGATCATACCCATACCTTCTACAttggcattgcttgctgtttggggttttaggctgggtttctgtatcacactttgtgacatctgctgttgtaaaaagggctttataaatgaattTGATGATCCCGTTTGCAATCCCTTTAGCATTGATTGctagcttgctggctagctacatagggtagctggctagttagctacagtagttagctactgtCATCAGTTGTTGTTCCGTTATCGTCTATTCCATCTTTTGGTGAATGCATACTGGAATTTGAATATAGCTTGGGAAAAGGGAATCTGGACACACTGGACATGGTAGACATATTTAAATGTACGGGAgtgtctagacttgacagttcatgcagATTTAGTATTCTGATCATAGAGTTTGGATAATGGAATTCAGAACGTGTCATgcatctacatttaaatgtgcCCGGATTCCCATTTACTACgctatattaaaatgccagtatgcattCTACGAACAGTGGAATAGGCTAAATACACAACAGTAGATAACTAGCCAGCTATAACCAGTGTAGCTAGCCAGCAAGCAACCCTAAAGGGATTGCAAATGGGTAAGCATAACTCTAGCTAATCAAAGTAATAGCATTTGAGTTCAGCGAACACGTTCCTAACACCCCTTACAAAAAGGAACGAACCCTGCAGGATTTTGAAATTCTTGCAAGATATGGCAATTCCTGCAGGACCAAGTAAATTCCAGGTCGAATCCTGCAGGACCAAAACCTGCAGGTTTTTGATATTCCTGCAGGATATGGCAATTTCAAGTTAACTACAGGATTtgagatacagtatgttgtgACAACAGAGAATATTAGACTTTTGAAATATAGTGCAATAGACATTTCAACTCAGCAGATGAGAAATGTAATAAATGACCATCTCCGCATGCAATAAATAGTGTATGCTATTTTTATTTGAAAGATACCAACACAATTTATAATGGTTTCAGTAGGCCCATACTTCAGTCAATGTAATAATGCATTTATATATCATGCTGCCAGTTTAAGAAACACCTTcattcacacacatactgtgAATAAATTGTGTAAAATAAAGTTGTGTACAGTTAAGTGGTTTAACAACCCTTTCTCAGTCTACCTCCCATTTGTTGGGCTGTAAACAGATGTAGTTCCCTTGTACACCTGGGATGTCTTTCAGCTAACCACAGGTGTTACGGATGTCTGTGCATTTGATTAATTGAACCTCATTTGAAATGCCAATCTCTTTAAGAATCCCAGAGGCAGTGCCTCCTCTCCCTAGGTCTTTTATTGTGCATCTTGTCATCACTGGGTCTATAAAAGCGTAGCCCTCTTCACTGCCAACGTCAACAAAATACTTGACCATCCCCACTGAGCCATGTTGGGTGACCACGACATGGTTTACTCGTTTCCATAAAGTACTTCCTGTTTTGGGATGAATGCGATTCCCATTAACGATCACTCTATGGTGAAATTGACATGGTTCTTCGTAAGTAACGTCTGACTCTCCAAGGAGAAAAGCCTCCCTCGAGGTTTCGTGCAACAGGATACTGGCCGAGTTTGTAGCCCCTTATCATTTCTTCAACAAACCTTTTGCTAGCTTGGTTTGATTCTATAGAATAGCAGGGAGTGTCGGAACTCTGTGGCAAGCAGTCTTTTGTTTATGTGCTCTATTTCTCTTCCAATGTACCAGGACTCAGGGTGATATTTGGACTCAAACCACAGTGTAGTCATTTACTGACACATGCCAAGTAAGTTGCCCTGCATGTAATCAATAGCAAACCCTGCCATCATGTTGAAAACCGTAGGGAACATTAAAGGAGACGGGCCCTTAACGCCATGTATGATGTTCCCTGACTCTACCACAAAGGCAACCTCTGCGgtgtttagtgtctgtgtgtggttctgGCTCATGCGATCACCAAGGCAACCCCTCTGCAGgtgtttagtgtctgtgtgtggctcTGGCTCACTCAAGCGGATACACTCTAGTGAACCCATGACCCTTTTCTACCACTTCTCCTTTGTGATAGCACCTGTTACCCAGGAGCTtctcaaagggtggctactttgaagaatctgaaatataaaatatattttgatatgtttaacactttttttggttactacatgattccatatatgttatgtcagttttgatgtcttcactattattctacaatgtagaaaatagtaaaaagaaaagaaaaacccttgaatgagtaggtgtgtccaaacttttgactgacacTGTATATTCTGCAGGATTCCTGCATGATCTTTAGTGCATTACTCCTGTAGGACTTTGTAAGGGACGTATCTTCTCCAACGTTATAATGAAAGTTGATCTTCAAGGTTTTATGACAGACTACAACTATTGGTGtattgccgccacctactgtacagg is a genomic window of Oncorhynchus tshawytscha isolate Ot180627B linkage group LG11, Otsh_v2.0, whole genome shotgun sequence containing:
- the znf593 gene encoding zinc finger protein 593 — encoded protein: MGKSKQIGNHNSTRKKSIGKTWKTKNYTKHLDQIHADMKPSAAAKLLKQEVDYDVTGSAQHYCLHCARYFVDVKALKEHFKTKVHKKRIKRLKDEPYTQAEADRAAGMGSYIPHKTVEVKTQDVEEKMD